From a single Brassica rapa cultivar Chiifu-401-42 chromosome A01, CAAS_Brap_v3.01, whole genome shotgun sequence genomic region:
- the LOC103846165 gene encoding protein DOWN-REGULATED IN DIF1 11-like, whose amino-acid sequence MDTKTIFMAFFIINTLVSCVYPCLGQEDVDDKPLINPGEFDTLDVLSPASQEYNIYMLENLPPKYKTYLGTCADKMGPSGISECNEDVLREILTNKPVSRDCCLMVVRAGKECYMKIRKFMFQLYQLKRFASQVSFKTNEVWNRCSAEVESPSSSHDHMI is encoded by the coding sequence ATGGACACTAAGACAATTTTTATGGCATTTTTCATAATCAACACTTTAGTGTCATGTGTGTATCCATGTTTAGGCCAAGAAGATGTTGACGATAAACCACTGATCAATCCCGGTGAGTTTGATACATTGGATGTGTTATCGCCGGCTTCGCAAGAGTACAATATCTATATGTTAGAGAACCTCCCACCAAAATACAAAACGTATCTCGGAACCTGCGCTGATAAGATGGGGCCCAGTGGCATTTCGGAATGTAATGAAGATGTTCTTAGAGAGATTCTTACAAACAAACCTGTTTCAAGAGATTGTTGTTTGATGGTAGTAAGAGCTGGAAAAGAATGCTACATGAAGATTAGAAAGTTCATGTTTCAATTGTATCAACTAAAACGCTTTGCTTCTCAAGTTTCTTTCAAAACTAATGAGGTTTGGAATAGATGTTCTGCTGAAGTTGAAAGTCCTTCATCTTCTCACGACCACATGATTTAG
- the LOC103845566 gene encoding uncharacterized protein LOC103845566 — MAPTIRTVATYNTHQEHTVDFFGNEFTVTVTRSSSVITRWINNVQYYNRYSSHPLVIGVGVQWTPIYLCDNCYYADPYYNADPEADTLQLCVGTRCLVIQLSHCDDVPDELRSFLTDPRTFYVGFWNGQDAGKLARSRHGLEIEELLDLRNYVQDSVGFGMSRCSFEEMVEECMGYRGVRLDRGISMSDWSAYELDHEQILQASVDAYVCFKLGVLVRLWEYYD, encoded by the coding sequence ATGGCTCCGACGATAAGAACCGTCGCAACTTACAACACTCACCAAGAACACACCGTTGATTTCTTCGGAAACGAGTTCACCGTCACCGTAACTCGCTCTTCCTCCGTCATCACCCGATGGATCAACAACGTCCAATACTACAACCGCTACTCCTCTCACCCTCTCGTCATCGGAGTCGGCGTTCAGTGGACACCGATTTATCTATGTGATAACTGTTACTACGCCGATCCTTACTACAACGCAGACCCGGAGGCAGACACTCTCCAGCTATGCGTGGGCACACGGTGCCTCGTCATCCAGCTGTCTCACTGCGACGATGTCCCCGACGAGCTACGCAGTTTTCTCACGGATCCGCGAACGTTTTACGTCGGTTTCTGGAACGGTCAAGACGCGGGGAAGCTGGCGAGGTCGAGACATGGGCTTGAGATCGAGGAGCTTCTTGATTTGAGGAACTATGTTCAAGATTCGGTAGGGTTTGGGATGAGTCGGTGTTCGTTTGAGGAGATGGTTGAGGAGTGTATGGGGTATCGAGGGGTGAGGCTTGATCGTGGGATTAGCATGAGTGATTGGAGTGCGTATGAGCTTGACCATGAGCAGATTCTTCAGGCTTCGGTGGATGCTTATGTTTGCTTTAAGCTTGGTGTCTTGGTTCGTCTATGGGAGTACTATGACTAg